A stretch of DNA from Spirosoma endbachense:
AATCAGGCTTTTAGCTAATTTAATTTCGCCCGCGAGTCACGATAGTTCATGATTTGAGTACACTGAAAATGGGATCAATAGTATACGTTCCCGCCTATTAGTTGACGAAAATTGATCGAATCCACCAATTTTCACCTGCTTTAACCATATTACTTGATAAAGATTCGGTTGTACATTTTGCCTTTTCAATGAAAAATCAAAAGCACTTATTGTACTTTACCAAGAATAGCAAACTATTCTTATACTGCAACTAGTTAAGTATGTGAGCGAAGAAGGTGCAACGTCCTTTTTCTCCACTATTGATTATTAAGAAATTATCTAAATTATGAATTCGTCATACACACTAAAGCAAGAAAATAAAGCGAAGGCTATATGGATATCGATTTGTACTTTTTCACGTTTATTCATACTTGGCTTTATTCATCAGAACGCAGTCGTTTTTGAGGGACTAACCCGCATCATGACACCGTTCGGCGGCAACTTGCTATCCGGAACCCGATAAACGCTTTTTGCTTCTATACCGGGCAAGCTGTCCGGATACTTCTCAGACTTTTCTGCGCACTCAACCCTGTTCTGGCCCAGAAGGCCAATACCATCGGGGAAATGCTTAATTCCTGTTTTGTGCAACGGGTTAATGACCCAGCTCACAAAATCAACCAGGTTAACAGCTGCGCATGACTCCGCCTGACCTGGCTATAGTAATGGCCATTGTCAGAGCAGCTTAGGGAACATTCTCTGCCAGAGGATGGCCTTTGCTATCACACTAACAACGAGACAAAGAACACCAGACAAGCGACTCATTGACAACGTGATCATGAATCTACCTGTCATTCGTATGTCTGCTATGTGGTGGTCTCCATCTTGAATTAACCCCATTGTCATGAATCGTTTTTCAGTTATATACCTGCTCAGAAAGCAGTATCACCATATTTACAGTGCCACTTATACCGAAGCTGAAGCTGTTTTACGGCAGTTGTCAACTCAGAAAGGACGCACGCCTATCGGCATCTACGATGCTAAAACCGAGCTTTTTTATTGGGAGCCTACCCGGCAAAGCCGATACAATGAAGCAGGCATTGAAGAACAGGGAAAGCTGGGCGACCAGATTATCGGGATTGCACAGCGACTGCGCCAACGTGGTGATGAATGGCGATCCCAGAGTAATTCCATTTCTCAGCTTCTCAGTATAAACAAGGTCTAGATGACAAAAAACACCGGGATGCCCGGTTGTCACGTCAATCAATAACGCTATAAACGCATTGACTATGTTGACCCTCATTCAGAACACACTGGCTAAAGATTCATCTGCTATCCATGTGCCAAAATATAACCCGACCGAATTAACCGCTGGTATTGCCCATATTGGTGTCGGGAATTTTCACCGGGCACATCAGGCCTACTATACCAATAACTACCTGAACCTAACCAAACAGACAAACTGGGGGATTCGTGGTATTGGTATAACAGCTTCGGGTAAGTCGATGGCAACGAAATTCGCCAATCAGGATAGCCTCTATACACTCACCGAATATTTGCCCAATGGATCATCGAACGTATCGGTGGTTGGGGCCATTATGGATTACGTAGCTGCCAGCGACGATCCGGAAAAGGCGATTGAGTATTTAGCCGACCCCGCCATCAGAATTGTATCGCTTACGATAACCGAAGGTGGCTATAATATGGACGAGAATGGTAATTTCAGGCTCGATACACCAGCCATTCGCCATGATTTAGCGAACCCTGGCCAACCCGAAACCGCTTTTGGCTATGTAACCGAAGCGTTAGCCCGCAGACGGGAACGCGGCTCCAGCCCATTCACGATTTTATCGTGCGACAACCTGCAACACAACGGAAATGTAGCGAAGAAAGCATTTCTTTCGTTCGCCTATGCCAGAAATCCTGAACTGGCAAACTGGATCGACGATCAGGTAACCTTCCCGAATTCGATGGTCGATCGTATAACGCCTACGGTAGACGATCTCGACCGGCTTCGGCTCAATGCCGAGAGTGGCATCAATGATGCCATGCCGGTATACTGCGAAGATTTTACGGAGTGGGTGATCGAAGATAATTTCTGCGCAGGTCGGCCAGACTGGGAACTGGCAGGCGTTACGTTTGTCGATGATGTTGCCCCCTACGAAGCATTGAAGTTGCGTTTCCTGAACGCTTCACACAGCATGCTGGCCTATCCGGCCTTTCTGTCAGGCTATCGAACGGTTCATGAAGCGATGAACGACAACGTATTCAGTAACTACATCAGCGTCTTCATCAATCATATAGTCACGCCACTGGTTACGCCCCCGGACCCCGTTGATCTGACCGACTATAAAAACAAATTAGTGAGTCGACTGTCGAACGCTGCGGTAAGCGATCAGTTAGCGCGATTGTGTTTTGA
This window harbors:
- a CDS encoding mannitol dehydrogenase family protein; the encoded protein is MLTLIQNTLAKDSSAIHVPKYNPTELTAGIAHIGVGNFHRAHQAYYTNNYLNLTKQTNWGIRGIGITASGKSMATKFANQDSLYTLTEYLPNGSSNVSVVGAIMDYVAASDDPEKAIEYLADPAIRIVSLTITEGGYNMDENGNFRLDTPAIRHDLANPGQPETAFGYVTEALARRRERGSSPFTILSCDNLQHNGNVAKKAFLSFAYARNPELANWIDDQVTFPNSMVDRITPTVDDLDRLRLNAESGINDAMPVYCEDFTEWVIEDNFCAGRPDWELAGVTFVDDVAPYEALKLRFLNASHSMLAYPAFLSGYRTVHEAMNDNVFSNYISVFINHIVTPLVTPPDPVDLTDYKNKLVSRLSNAAVSDQLARLCFDGASKLPTFLLPTLSDLAAQNKPTYCIAFLIAAYGHYLRAKSDDKGTPYTVDEPFLLEDDWLKIRDTDELAFLDTSPLASANLRSIPHFAAAYKLYRKQIAIYGVAFSLRQAMCTFWETI